The Eubacterium ventriosum genome includes the window GAACTGGCAAAGGAAGGCATTACCATTTCCTATAAAGCCATATCCAACTGGGAGAGAAATCTTGCTGAACCAAGCGTTACCATATTTTACAAAGTGTGTAGAATCCTTGGTGTTACTAACATGTATGAGGCATATTTTGGAGTAAATCCTACTGATCCTTTCTCCTCACTTACTGATGAAGGCAGGGAAAAGGCTATGGATTATATCAATCTGCTCCACGCATCCGGAATGTATGAAAAGCAGACTGCTAAGATAATTCCATTCCGTAGCATTGATATTTTTGAAAATGCCGTATCAGCCGGAACCGGTAACTTCCTTGTAGACGGACCGAAAGAGACTGTACGCATAGATGAATCTATCCTGCCGGAAGATACTACTTTCGGTGTCCGCATTAGTGGTGACAGTATGGAACCAGAATTCCACAATGGTCAGATTGCATGGGTATTACAACAGGAATCTGTTGCTAATGGAGAAATCGGCATATTCGCTCTTAACGGAGAAGCCTATATTAAGAAATTACAAAACGATAAAGACGGAATTTTCCTTATCTCACTCAATGAAAAGTATGCACCTATCAAGGTCGGAGAAAACGACCGCTTAGACATATTTGGAAAAGTTCTTGGAAAATCTGATGCTTCTGCTATTACAGGACATTGTCGATAAAATTGCAATTCCTTTTTATTGGACACATTATTTTGCATAATTGAAAATAAGAAAATATCTATAGAACTGAAAGAAGGGATTTTTATGGCGGTTACCAATAATATCAGAGAAATCCGAGAGCAGCGTGGCATTTACCAGGATGACCTTGCCGCTGCTATCGGATACAGCACCAAAACTGTCGGCAGGATAGAACGTGGGGACAGCACCCCATCTGCCGAGTTTATGCTGCGAATATCAAAGTACTTTAATATGCTGGTGGAAGATGTATTCCATGTGGAAGATTGAGCTGGGTATTTTATCCAGCTTAATCTTCCGCTCCCTGTAAATGAGAATTTGTCCGCTCCTTTATATAAAATAATTCCATTTTTCAGAACTACTAACTATTTTTCTTATCTAAATGACATTGATTATCTAATTAACTACATTATTTTCTGTCTAAAATATCCATAAATTCGTCGCCTGTAATTGTTTCCTTCTCATACAGGTACATAGCCAGTTCGTCCAGTTTTTCCCTGTTTTCAGCAAGGATTTTTCTTGCTTTTTCATGCTCTGCTTTTACGAGCTGCACGACTTTTTCATCAATTTCCTTCTGTGTATCTGCAGAACAGGAAAGAGACGTATCGCCGCCAAGATACTGGTTGGTCACGTTTTCCATTGCCACCATGTCGAATTCATCTGTCATGCCGTAGCGGGTGATCATCGCTCTTGCAATTTTTGTTGCCTGTTCGATATCATTGGAGGCTCCGGTCGTGATCTCACCAAATACGATCTCCTCTGCCGCACGTCCGCCTGTAAATGTAGCAATCTTATTCTCAAGTTCTTTTTTCGTCATCAGATATTTATCACCCTGCTCAACCTGCATAGTGTAGCCGAGTGCACCTGAGGTACGCGGGATGATCGTAATCTTCTGGACCGGAGCTGAATGACTCTGTAATGCAGCTACCAGAGCGTGTCCTATCTCATGATATGCAACAACCTTCTTCTCTTGATCTGAAAGAACCGCATTCTTCTTCTGATATCCTGCAATAACCACTTCTATACTTTCTTCGAGATCAGATTCATTTACAACGGTCCTTCCACTACGGACAGCACGTAATGCTGCTTCATTTATGATATTGGCAAGCTCCGCACCGGATGCACCCGATGCCATACGTGCAATCGTATGCAGATCAACATCATCAGATGCTTTTATCTTCTTTGCATGAACCTTTAAAATTGCTTCACGGCCTGCAAGATCCGGCAGTTCAACCGGCACACGTCTGTCAAAACGTCCCGGACGTGTAAGTGCCGGATCTAACGACTCCGGACGATTCGTTGCAGCAAGAATGATGACACCATTATTTCCTTCAAATCCGTCCATCTCTGTAAGAAGCTGGTTTAAGGTCTGCTCCCTCTCATCATTTCCGCCCATTTGTCCGTCACGCTTTTTACCAATGGCATCAATTTCATCAATAAACACGATACATGGTGCCTTTTCCTTTGCCTGTCCGAAAAGATCTCGAACTTTGGAAGCTCCCATACCGACAAACATCTCAACAAATTCTGATCCGGACATTGAGAAAAATGGTACATTTGATTCACCCGCCACTGCTTTTGCAAGCATTGTTTTGCCGGTTCCCGGAGGTCCTACAAGAAGGACACCTTTTGGCATAGACGCACCTACATCGGTATACTTCTTCGGATTGTGAAGATAATCAACGATCTCTGAAAGGTTTTCTTTCGCCTCATCTTCTCCTGCAACGTCTGAAAAACGGATTCCCTCACTGGATTGCACATAAATCTTCGCATTGCTTTTTCCCATTCCAAAAGCCATCGAATTTTTTCCTCCGGCATGCTCCATCAGTTTCTTCGCCATATAATTTCCCAGTGCGATAAAAAGGATCAATGGCAAAACCCCTGTCAGCAGGAAGCTGATGATCGGTGACATCTGCTTATCGATATCTTTTGCGAATACTGCTCCACATTCATATAGCCTGTCCGTCAGGTTCGGATCGTTCATCAGACCTGTTTTATAAATATTTTTTTGATCTTTATCTGTAAAGATGATCTGATTGTCCTTAACTTCTACTTCACCGATATTCTTCTTCTCGATCATGCTCATAAAAGTTCCATA containing:
- the ftsH gene encoding ATP-dependent zinc metalloprotease FtsH, whose product is MKEVKTPKKPLAYYYGIVLIVLIVFNLVVTPILMEHQVKETDYGTFMSMIEKKNIGEVEVKDNQIIFTDKDQKNIYKTGLMNDPNLTDRLYECGAVFAKDIDKQMSPIISFLLTGVLPLILFIALGNYMAKKLMEHAGGKNSMAFGMGKSNAKIYVQSSEGIRFSDVAGEDEAKENLSEIVDYLHNPKKYTDVGASMPKGVLLVGPPGTGKTMLAKAVAGESNVPFFSMSGSEFVEMFVGMGASKVRDLFGQAKEKAPCIVFIDEIDAIGKKRDGQMGGNDEREQTLNQLLTEMDGFEGNNGVIILAATNRPESLDPALTRPGRFDRRVPVELPDLAGREAILKVHAKKIKASDDVDLHTIARMASGASGAELANIINEAALRAVRSGRTVVNESDLEESIEVVIAGYQKKNAVLSDQEKKVVAYHEIGHALVAALQSHSAPVQKITIIPRTSGALGYTMQVEQGDKYLMTKKELENKIATFTGGRAAEEIVFGEITTGASNDIEQATKIARAMITRYGMTDEFDMVAMENVTNQYLGGDTSLSCSADTQKEIDEKVVQLVKAEHEKARKILAENREKLDELAMYLYEKETITGDEFMDILDRK
- a CDS encoding helix-turn-helix transcriptional regulator; amino-acid sequence: MDTLFCIIENKKISIELKEGIFMAVTNNIREIREQRGIYQDDLAAAIGYSTKTVGRIERGDSTPSAEFMLRISKYFNMLVEDVFHVED
- a CDS encoding helix-turn-helix domain-containing protein, with the protein product MYSIGEIISSYRKKKGLLQQDLADELAKEGITISYKAISNWERNLAEPSVTIFYKVCRILGVTNMYEAYFGVNPTDPFSSLTDEGREKAMDYINLLHASGMYEKQTAKIIPFRSIDIFENAVSAGTGNFLVDGPKETVRIDESILPEDTTFGVRISGDSMEPEFHNGQIAWVLQQESVANGEIGIFALNGEAYIKKLQNDKDGIFLISLNEKYAPIKVGENDRLDIFGKVLGKSDASAITGHCR